The Clostridium sp. DL-VIII DNA window CACGCATAATTGCATGTGCATATGGATTTCCAGTTGTGTTTACTTCATTGTGCCTGTATAAGAAATTATGCTTAGCATGTGCTGCTTGAATGGAATTAAACATTACTGATATATCACCGCTCGTTGGATTCTTCATACCAACAGGAACATCAATTCCACTAGCAGTCAGTCTATGTTGCTGATTTTCAACACTTCGCGCCCCAACAGCTACATATGTTAATAAATCATCACAGTACATGTAATTCGAAGGATAAAGCATTTCATCAGCAGGAGTAAGATGTGATTCCTCTATTGCACGAATGAACATCTTTCTGATAGAAATTAACCCTTCAAGAATATTAGGTGATTTTTCCGGATCAGGTTGATGAAACATTCCTTTATATCCTTCACCTGTAGTCCTAGGTTTATTTGTGTAAATTCTGGGTACGATAAATAATTTATCTTTTACCTTTTCATTTACCTTGGCAAGTCTGCTTACATAATCACAAACTGAATTTTCATCATCTGCTGAGCAAGGCCCAATGATAACAATGAATTTATCACTATGTCCAGCAAATATTTTTTTGATTTCTTCATCTCTTTCAGTTTTAATTTTCATTAAATCAGCGTTTAGAGGTGTAATAGCTTTTATTTCCTCTGGAGATGGTATTTTCCTTACATTAATAAAACTCATTATAATGCCCCCTTGATAATTTTTTTACTCAAGTTAGAAAGTTACGGTTAAGTATATAGAATAAGTATATTGTTTTTCTACTATATAAAAGAAAAAACATATGTAAAAATCAAATTTGAGTACTTATATAACTATATAATTATTAAAAAATCTAGTCAAGTTAGTATGGATTAAAAATAGAAAAAGTTATAATTATTGATAGATATATTAGAGTGATGAGCGAAGTATTAAGTGTAAGATATAAATAGCACATGCAAGATTGCTTTGGAAAGAAAGGAAAAGAGATGAAAATTGGAGAAGGAAATTTTGTTAAACAATTAAGAAAGAAGAATGAGAAGGCTTTAGATTATGTTATTGATAATTATGGATGGATCATTAAATCAATAGTGAAGAAACATCTGTATAATTTATCAAATGCTCAAATAAAAGATATAATTTTAATTGATGAATATATAATAAATTAAATTTTAGGCTATATTATAGGAAATTAAAATAATTAATGAACTTTTTTCTAAATGAATTCATATATTTTATAGGTAGAAATATTTAAGAGGTACTTATGTCAATTTATTTTGATTTTGAAACTATTAATGAGCTTACAGGAGAGAGTTATAATTATTATAGGCAACAAAAAGAATTTACATTAGATGAGTTATCTCAATATAACGGTAGAAATGGCAATCCGGCATATGTGGCTATAGAAGGTATAGTTTACGATGTTAGTAATGAACCGGTGTGGAATGAAAGAAAGAATAAAGGCATTACGGCTGGTGAAGATTTTACTGAGCAGTTTAATTATTATCATGGGATAGATGAAATTCTTAATAATGCACCTAAGATTGGAGTGTTAACTGATGATAATTACATGAATTCCAGATTCAATGCATATGGGAATAGACAGATAAAACAAAATACATCTAAGTTTAAACCTGATGATTGGATTAGATATATAGATCCATTAGTTAGCTATGCTATGCGTGAAAGCAATCAACAAGGAAGTGCTTCAAGACGAGCATATCAAAAATACATGCTATTAGGTGTACTTGTAGGACTTGGAAAAACACCTCAAGATGCAATTAGACAAGTTCAAGAATGGCAAACAACAGGTGCATCACAAATATTAAAAGGAACAGGAACAACAGGAACAACCGGAACAACCGGAACAGGAGCAACAGGTGGTGGAGCAACAGGAACAACAGGCACCGGAGGCACTATGGGAACTGGAAGTACAATGGGAACAGGAACAACAACAGGTGCAGGTAACACAACAGGAACTGGAACAACTGGAGGAACCACAGGTGGAACAAGTAGTGGATTCGGAGGCTTTGGAGGGAATATTGGACCTGGTATGGGGAATATCTTTGGAGGTTTCACACCGGGAACAGGAACCGGCAACCCATATGGAGGCAGTACAACAGGAACAGGTACTGGAGGAGTATTAGGAGGAGCATCAGGTGGAGCTGGTGGTGGATTTGGCGGAATAGGCGGAAATGCCGGATCAACTAGTGGAGGAACAGGCCGTGAAATAGAAACAACGGATGATACAGATAGAAGAGATAGGCTTTATTTTGATTGAATAAAATAATATATATGCTATAAAGGATGTGATTTGTTTTCATATCCTTTAAATTTACACTATTGTAATAAAATATGAGTCTTTATATATTTATTAAAATTGGATTTTTGTGATAAAATTATGGAAGAGTTATAGTTTTAGTATATGTTTATTATACTAGTTAAAGGAAAATCAACTATACTAAAATGAGAAATAAATTTTATAGAAGGTGAGAAGAATTATGAATTGGATTAAGTCAATAGAAATATATGAACCTTGTAATGAACAGGAAAAGAAAGATAAAGAAATAATATTAAGGTATTCAAAGATATTTAACGATATATTAACTAGGAATAATGAAATTATACATATTACAAGTTCGGGATTTGTAGTAAATAGAAATAGAGATAAGGTTTTAATGATTTACCATAATATATACAATTCTTGGGCATGGACAGGCGGTCATGCTGATGGAGATAATGATTTATTAAATGTTGCAATGCGTGAAGTTAAAGAAGAAACTGGAGTAGAGAATATTAAACCTGTAACTAAAGACATTGTTTCAATAGATATATTGACAGTCTTTGGACATATAAAAAATAGCAAATATATAGCATCACATTTGCATGCATCAGTAGCTTATTTAATAGAGGCAGACGAAAAAGATTTACTGAAAGTTAAACCAGATGAAAATAGTGGAGTTAAATGGATTCCAGTAAATGAGATAGACTTGTACTCAAGTGAGGAACATATGAAAAAAGTATATAGAAAAATAGTAAATAAGCTTTAAAAGTATACATTAACATAAGTAATCCTATATAAGAAAGACTAAAATCTCATAAAGGGGGAAGTAATGAATACTTTAATAGAAGAAGCATTATGTAATTATAAAATCAGATATCCTCAAGTTGAATTTATAAGACATAATGAGAATGAGATATTTAAAGTCACTGACATGTTGTCGAGTAAACAATATATTATTAGAATACACAAATCAAGCAAAAGATTTTCTGCAGACATTTTAAGGGATAATGAAAATTCTTTTGATCTTCATATGAGTGAACTAAACATAATACGTAGTATAAATAAACATACGGATATATGCTCTCAGATTCCAGTAAAAAATAAATATGGTGATTTTATAACAAAACTGAGGGATGGAACCTTAGTGACCATGCTAACTTGGATAAATGGAAAGACTATAGATGAGATAGAATTAACTGATAAAATCTTATTTGAGCTTGGAAAAATGGTTGGCAAGTTCCATATGTTCTCAAAAATTTGGGGTGAGAATAAAAAAATAGATCGTTATTGTTATGATAGGAAATTATTAAAGAAAATATCCTTTAAGCTTGTAAGAGGAATAAAATTGAAGTTTATTTCAAATGAGCAGTTTAGAATAATAAAAGATGCTATTGGTAGAATTTATGAGGTTATGGATGAATTGGAACTACGAAAATATTCAAAAGGAATAGTTCACTGTGATCTTGCAAAATCTAATTTAATTGTAAATGAAAATGGACATGTAATTCCAATTGATTTCGGATTAAGCGGTATTAGTTATTATTATATGGATCTAGGTTCCTTGTTTAGTCATTTTAATAACCCTCATCAACAAAAATGGATAGTTAATGGATATAAAAGTGTTATTAATGAAACAATAGAAATAAAGTACATAGAAGCTTTTATGGTGTTTCAAATAATTTTCTTCATATCAACACACATAGAAAATGCAAAAGAATATAAATGGTTTAATACTGCAATAAATAAATGGAGCAGAGATTATTTTATTCCTCTTGCAAGAAAAGAAAAAATTATAGAAAGGAGTGGGTAATGGGATTTTGCTGTTATAATACACATTCCCATTTAAGATAAAATATGAGGTATGTAATAGTTTGTGTAGTAAAGGGAGAAGCAGGAGAATTTAATAATAACTTAAGAAAAGAACTTTTTAAGAAATTCAGTGCAAAATCATCTAAACTTCCAGCTCATTTTACTATAAAAGCACCTTTTGAATATGATAAAGAAATTACAGATTTAAGTAGAATTATTGAGGAATTTTGTGAGAATGAAAGAGCTGGGAAATTTACAATAGATGGATATGATCATTTTGATGATAGAGTTGTTTATATGAAAGTAAACATGTTAAAGAAAACAAAGGAACTTCATGATAGATTAATTGATAAAATGAGTGAAATCTTGTACATTAAATTTGATAAAAAAGATGGAAAAAATAAAGTTATTCATATAACTTTAGCATCGAAGAAATTAAAGCCAATATATTCTAAGGTGTGGGAATATGTTCAGCAATATCCTTGCGAATTTCAATGTTATTTTGATAATATAACAATTTATAAATGGGATGAAGGAAACTGGAATGTATACCAGGAATTTGTACTTAAAGACAATTAATACATGGGGGTGTAACAGAACTTATAGTATTAATCATGAAAATCTATTTTGTTTTAAGAGTTTATTTAAGGATAAACAAGATAACAAAATAGATTTTTCATTTATTAACAAAACAGTTGATTTGAATTTTTACTGTATACCAGCAATTTTATTTGAGTTAGTTTTAAAAAAGAAAATTCTTGAAGAAATAAAGGCTGTTATAGGAATAATAAGAATAATTCCTACACCGCAGCTTAAGCCTTGAAATACTTCAGAACAAAAGAATTTTTCATTAAAAATAGCTGAAAGAGTATAATTAAGTTCACTAAAGTATATTATTAAGGTCATGAAACTACTTATGTATGCAAAAAGCAATGTATTAGTCATAGTTCCTAAAATATCTTTGCCAATATTCATACCAGATTTAAATAAATTATTTCTTGATATGTGAGGGTCATTTTTGTAAAGTTCATTCATAGTGGAAGATATTGATATGGAAACATCAATAATAGCCCCCAGCAATCCAATTAGTATTTCGCATATAACTAACTTAGAAAAATTTAATTGAACATACAGAGAAAGATATGCAACAGTTTCGGTCTGCTCATTACTAAAGCCTTGTATATTAGCATTTTGACTCAAGTTATATGTAACGAACATAACTAAAAATATAACAATTATAACAGAAAACAAGGATGAAAGTGTTTTTTTATTAAATCCATTGATACAGAACAAGCTGAAAAAACTAATAAATATAGCACCTATAAAAGTTATCTTAATCGGATCAATTTTGCAGCCTATTAAGATAAGCATAAAAAACAGCGTAAAGAAATTTAATATTAAGGTGAAGAAGGAATTTAATCCTCTTGAACCACCAATAATAGTCATAAGAATTAATAAAGTAATAAGTAGTAAAAGTATTATATTCATAGCCTTATATTTTCTCCAATCATATGTTTTTTTAGAATAAGAATAGAAGTGAATATTGTTATTGGTATACTTAATACAATTCCTATACTTCCTATAAGTGCTCTCATGAATTCTAAAGAAAGATTAATATTAATTATATATGTAATCGGAATTTCATTTCTAAGAAGAAGCAATATAGTTGGAATACTGCCACTTAGATAAGCAAAAACTAATGTATTTGCCATTGTTCCCATAATATCTTGACCAATTTCTCTAGCTGATTTAATAATAGTTTTTGTGTCTATATCTGGATTTTTATTATATAATTCTTCTATGGCTGAAGAAATGGATATAGCAATGTCCATTATTCCTCCTAATGTTCCTATTATTAATTCGATGAAAAATATTTTTTCAGGTGGATGAGTAAGAAATTCCATTTCCTCAAAGTGAATTCCGTTCCAGTTATTTAAATTTATTATTATTCCTGCAATTAAGAGTGAAATAAAAGTTCCAATTAAAGTTCCAACAATAGCTGATATGGATTTTTTGTTTTTTCCGGACACAATTATGATAGAAAATATAACAAAAAATAAGCTTGCTATTATGGAAAGTGTCATTAAATCGTATCCCATTGAAAATAAACTGATTACAGTAAACAAGATTATGATATTTATAATTACGCTTAGTAAAGATTTAAAACCTTTAAATCCTCCAACTAGTAAAATTAAAGCAATAAATATACTCAATATATATACAAGATATTTGTCTCTCTTTAAGTCAAGTATTTTAGCAGAGATTATTTCTTTATTATCATTATCTACAATTGATATAAAAACCTCATCATTCACTTTTAAATCTATGTCATTAACTTGTGAAAAGGATGTGAGATTATTAAGTTCAATATTTCTACCTTTATACGTTCCATTCATTATAATAGCTTTGACTTTTTGATTTTTAATTGGTTCTATTTTACCATTATCTGTCTCTTTATTTGAGCCATCTTCAACTATTGAAGTGATTTTCGCTATTGGTTTGTTGTACAGAGTATCATTCGTGGATATAAAATAAAGAGCGAATAAAAATATAATTATTAATCCTGCCCCAATATAGAAAAATTTCTTATTAATTTTATTGTTTTTAATATTTTTAAGCTTCCCTATGTATGTATTAAACAATTTTTTCATCATCTTATATAGAGCTCCTTTGCCAGCTTTCTTTGTAGTAAGGTTGTCACATATTACAATATAAGTTTGAATTGTATTCTAGGAAATTATACTATTTTAAACAAATATAATCAATTAAGATTATATTACGATTCTTGTAAATTAAGTTACATTAATGATAAGCCATAGAGGAATTTGCATAATATGATGAATATTCATAAATTTGTAACATTATTGATTGATTATTGTGACAAAGTTGTAACAATAATTTCCTATAATTAAAACGAAGAAAAGATAATACATTTAATTTCTAATAAAGAAGAGTTTGAAAGGCAGGAATTGAGATGAAAAATAAAAGTATTAAAAGTAAAGTTATGACTGGTGTAATTTTAGCAAGTTTAATGGTAGGAGCAAGTACAGGGGTATTTGCGGCAGATTCAACAAGTAATGCAAGTAGTACAGGAGCAGTTCAGCATCAGGGGCGAAATAATGGATTTCAAACTAAACTAGATTCATTAGTAAGTGCAGGAACAATAACGTCAGATCAAGAGTCAGCTATTAAAAGTGCTTTAATTCCACAAGGTGCTTTTAAAGGTGGAGAACATAATAAGATGTTTGAAAGCAAGTTAGCCGGATTAGTAAGTGCAGGAACAATAACTTCAGATGAACAAACAGCAATAGAGGCAGCTCTTTCAAATGCAAAAGGAAACTTTAAAACAGTTCTTGATAGCTTAGTAAGTGCAGGGACAATAACATCAGACAAAGAAACAGCAATAGAAACAGCATTGAAACCACAAGGTGGAGCTAAAGAAGGAAATCGCGGAGATTTCTTTAAGGCTAAATTAGATGCCTTAGTTACAGCAGGAACAATAACATCGGATGATGAAACAGCAATAGAGACAGCTCTTTCAAATGCAAAAGGAAACTTTAAAACAGTTCTTGACAGCTTGGTAAGTGCAGGGACAATAACATCAGACAAAGAAACAGCAATAGAAACAGCATTGAAACCACAAGGTGGAGTTAAAGAAGGAGCAAAAGGAGGAAATCACGGAGATTTCTTTAAGACTAAATTAGATGCCTTAGTTACAGCAGGAACAATAACATCGAATGATGAAACAGCAATAGAAACAGCTCTTTCAAATGCAAAAGGAAACTTTAAAACAGTTCTTGACAGCTTGGTAAGTGCAGGGACAATAACATCAGACAAAGAAACAGCAATAGAAACAGCATTGAAACCACAAGGTGGAGTTAAAGAAGGAGCAAAAGGAGGAAATCACGGAGATTTTTTAAAGAGTAAATTAGATGCTTTAGTAAGTGCAGGAACAATAACAGCAGATCAAGAAACTGCTGTTATAGAAGCTTTCACTCCTTCAAAATAAAAAATGTACTGATAAGATCTAGAAAAAGATCAAGAAGACTGATATAAATTCTATGAGTGAGTAAAATTTTAAGGCTAGTTATGCAAATGAATAACTAGCCTATTTTATTTTTGTAAAAAAGAAAATAAAATATTGTATAATAATACTCAGTAATGTATAATTATGCAAAAGGAGAAAAATATATGGATGATATAAAAATTGTTAAAAGATCAGCAACAATAGATAATTTTATTGAGATGAGGCAATCAACTGGCTGGGGATATCCGGAAAGAAAATTGATTTCTAAAGGCCTTAAGAATACATTATTAATAAAAGTATTTTGAAAAATTTAGCTAGAAATTATTTGCATAATTGTATTATTAAAAATTGAATACTATATGTAATGGAAATTTGTTTAATTATAAAAATATTATAAGTAGAAGGAGAATAATTATGGCAGTAAATTTAAGAGGAAGAAGTTTTTTAAAATTATTAGATTTTACACCACAAGAAATTAGATATTTATTAGATTTATCAAAGGAATTAAAAACTCTAAAAAGAACTGGTATTTTGCATGATAAGTTAAAAGGAAAAAACATAGTTCTATTATTTGAAAAGACATCTACAAGAACAAGATGTTCTTTTGAAGTAGCAGGAAGGGATTTGGGAATGGGTGTTACCTATTTAGATTCTGCAGGATCTCAAATGGGCAAAAAAGAAAGTATAGCTGATACAGCAAGAGTTCTTGGAAGAATGTATGATGGAATAGAGTACAGGGGGTTTAGCCAGGAAATAGTTGAAGAACTAGCTAAATATGCTGGAGTTCCAGTTTGGAACGGTCTAACTGATGAATTCCATCCAACCCAAATGATTGCTGATCTTTTAACTATTGAAGAAAAGCTTGGTAGATTAAAAGGTGTTAATTTTGTATACATGGGCGATGCACGAAATAACATGGGAAATTCTCTAATGGTAGCTTGTGCAAAGATGGGAATTAACTTCACAGCATGTGCACCTAAAGAATTATTCCCGGCCGAGGGGCTTGTTGAAACCTGCAAAAAGATAGCACAGGAAAGTGGAGCTATAATAACGCTCACAGAAGATGTTGAAGCAGGAACTAGAAATGCTGATGTAATTTATACAGATGTTTGGGTATCAATGGGGGAACCAGATGAAGTTTGGGAAAGCAGATTAAAATTATTGCTTCCATATCAGGTAAATAAAGAAGTTATGAATAATGCAAACAAAGAAGCAATATTTATGCATTGTCTACCAGCTTATCATGATTTGAAGACAAAAGTAGGAAAAGAAGTTGGAGAAAAATTTGGATTAACTGCATTAGAAGTTACCGACGAAGTGTTTGAAGGAAAACAATCAGTAGTATTTGATGAAGCAGAAAATCGTATGCATTCAATTAAAGCTATAATGCTTGCAACTATTGGCATATAATATAAAGGATTGAATATATAAACATACGAGGAGGTATGCAATATGATAAACAATATAAATGGCAGGATAACATTAAATAATGGTACAAAAATGCCTTGGCTAGGACTTGGAGTATTTAGAGTAAAAGATGGTACTGAATTAATAAAT harbors:
- a CDS encoding 2'-5' RNA ligase family protein, with amino-acid sequence MRYVIVCVVKGEAGEFNNNLRKELFKKFSAKSSKLPAHFTIKAPFEYDKEITDLSRIIEEFCENERAGKFTIDGYDHFDDRVVYMKVNMLKKTKELHDRLIDKMSEILYIKFDKKDGKNKVIHITLASKKLKPIYSKVWEYVQQYPCEFQCYFDNITIYKWDEGNWNVYQEFVLKDN
- a CDS encoding 3-deoxy-7-phosphoheptulonate synthase produces the protein MSFINVRKIPSPEEIKAITPLNADLMKIKTERDEEIKKIFAGHSDKFIVIIGPCSADDENSVCDYVSRLAKVNEKVKDKLFIVPRIYTNKPRTTGEGYKGMFHQPDPEKSPNILEGLISIRKMFIRAIEESHLTPADEMLYPSNYMYCDDLLTYVAVGARSVENQQHRLTASGIDVPVGMKNPTSGDISVMFNSIQAAHAKHNFLYRHNEVNTTGNPYAHAIMRGSVNKHGNNIPNYHYEDLMRVAELYGEYDFPYPAVIVDSNHANSMKKFAEQPRIVKEILYSRNYNNDIKKLVKGVMIESYIEEGSQKIDEHIYGKSITDPCLGWEATEQLLYYIAEQV
- the argF gene encoding ornithine carbamoyltransferase; translation: MAVNLRGRSFLKLLDFTPQEIRYLLDLSKELKTLKRTGILHDKLKGKNIVLLFEKTSTRTRCSFEVAGRDLGMGVTYLDSAGSQMGKKESIADTARVLGRMYDGIEYRGFSQEIVEELAKYAGVPVWNGLTDEFHPTQMIADLLTIEEKLGRLKGVNFVYMGDARNNMGNSLMVACAKMGINFTACAPKELFPAEGLVETCKKIAQESGAIITLTEDVEAGTRNADVIYTDVWVSMGEPDEVWESRLKLLLPYQVNKEVMNNANKEAIFMHCLPAYHDLKTKVGKEVGEKFGLTALEVTDEVFEGKQSVVFDEAENRMHSIKAIMLATIGI
- a CDS encoding phosphotransferase; translated protein: MNTLIEEALCNYKIRYPQVEFIRHNENEIFKVTDMLSSKQYIIRIHKSSKRFSADILRDNENSFDLHMSELNIIRSINKHTDICSQIPVKNKYGDFITKLRDGTLVTMLTWINGKTIDEIELTDKILFELGKMVGKFHMFSKIWGENKKIDRYCYDRKLLKKISFKLVRGIKLKFISNEQFRIIKDAIGRIYEVMDELELRKYSKGIVHCDLAKSNLIVNENGHVIPIDFGLSGISYYYMDLGSLFSHFNNPHQQKWIVNGYKSVINETIEIKYIEAFMVFQIIFFISTHIENAKEYKWFNTAINKWSRDYFIPLARKEKIIERSG
- a CDS encoding cytochrome b5 domain-containing protein, with the protein product MSIYFDFETINELTGESYNYYRQQKEFTLDELSQYNGRNGNPAYVAIEGIVYDVSNEPVWNERKNKGITAGEDFTEQFNYYHGIDEILNNAPKIGVLTDDNYMNSRFNAYGNRQIKQNTSKFKPDDWIRYIDPLVSYAMRESNQQGSASRRAYQKYMLLGVLVGLGKTPQDAIRQVQEWQTTGASQILKGTGTTGTTGTTGTGATGGGATGTTGTGGTMGTGSTMGTGTTTGAGNTTGTGTTGGTTGGTSSGFGGFGGNIGPGMGNIFGGFTPGTGTGNPYGGSTTGTGTGGVLGGASGGAGGGFGGIGGNAGSTSGGTGREIETTDDTDRRDRLYFD
- a CDS encoding YibE/F family protein, which produces MNIILLLLITLLILMTIIGGSRGLNSFFTLILNFFTLFFMLILIGCKIDPIKITFIGAIFISFFSLFCINGFNKKTLSSLFSVIIVIFLVMFVTYNLSQNANIQGFSNEQTETVAYLSLYVQLNFSKLVICEILIGLLGAIIDVSISISSTMNELYKNDPHISRNNLFKSGMNIGKDILGTMTNTLLFAYISSFMTLIIYFSELNYTLSAIFNEKFFCSEVFQGLSCGVGIILIIPITAFISSRIFFFKTNSNKIAGIQ
- a CDS encoding NUDIX hydrolase, with the protein product MNWIKSIEIYEPCNEQEKKDKEIILRYSKIFNDILTRNNEIIHITSSGFVVNRNRDKVLMIYHNIYNSWAWTGGHADGDNDLLNVAMREVKEETGVENIKPVTKDIVSIDILTVFGHIKNSKYIASHLHASVAYLIEADEKDLLKVKPDENSGVKWIPVNEIDLYSSEEHMKKVYRKIVNKL
- a CDS encoding YibE/F family protein, which codes for MMKKLFNTYIGKLKNIKNNKINKKFFYIGAGLIIIFLFALYFISTNDTLYNKPIAKITSIVEDGSNKETDNGKIEPIKNQKVKAIIMNGTYKGRNIELNNLTSFSQVNDIDLKVNDEVFISIVDNDNKEIISAKILDLKRDKYLVYILSIFIALILLVGGFKGFKSLLSVIINIIILFTVISLFSMGYDLMTLSIIASLFFVIFSIIIVSGKNKKSISAIVGTLIGTFISLLIAGIIINLNNWNGIHFEEMEFLTHPPEKIFFIELIIGTLGGIMDIAISISSAIEELYNKNPDIDTKTIIKSAREIGQDIMGTMANTLVFAYLSGSIPTILLLLRNEIPITYIININLSLEFMRALIGSIGIVLSIPITIFTSILILKKHMIGENIRL